Below is a genomic region from Granulibacter bethesdensis CGDNIH1.
ATTCGCAGCCCGATCATGGCCGGGATTCATCTGGATGACGGTGATGCGCATGGGCAGCTTTCTTCCCGGCTCTGTATAAGAGATGCCTTCTATAGCGGCAAACAGTTCAGGCTCACTCCCGGTCGAAGCGCGGCTCTGATCTGCTGAAACGGGTTGCCCCGTCCCGTGGCCGGCTGTTCTGGCGGGGTGTCCGCATATCATCCGCCCGTCGCCTGGACTCTCCACGCATCTGGCCATGCATCTGGGGCAGGTCATTCTCATAGTTGGGCGTGTCATAGGCCGATGGAGGAGGAAAATACTCCGCTTCCTGTGGGGCTGGCGGAATTGGCGGACGCGTGTATGCAGGGCGATCCTGCTCCTTTCGGATCACGGGAGGAGACAGATAGTTCAGCGCCATGTCGTCATATTGTCCGCGTATCGGCTCGGGCAGGCGCAGGGTCAGAGCACGAATTTCCCCCTGTATCTCGTCCAGCCGGGCTTCCAGATTATCCAGTCGGCTTTTGACGCCGAAAACGCTGAACGGCATCAGCAGAAAAACCAGCATATACAGCAGCGCCGGGACCAGAACCGCGAAGGTCAGCCAGGGAGGAGCCCAGTCGGGCAGGGAGAAAGGTATCGTCATGCGGTTGAATGTATCTGGAAATCAACCGTCTTTGCACCTCGTTTCAGAGGAACCGACAGGTTTTTACGCTCTTGATGAGTGCCGCGCCGGTTACTGGTGGGTCAGTTTCTCTACAAGCTGACGCAATTCATCGGGAAGCGGCTCTTCCAGAACACTGGCCAGACTGCCCTTGAGAGAGCGGCTGACCCATAGATCAAGGACATCCTGAGCCATTTTCGGTTTCCTGACACCACCCGAGGGGCGGGGAGTGCCTCCTTGCTGTAAAGGGTAGTGCGCCATCATAGGGTGATAAGTGCTGCCGATACAGTCGGTTGCACCCGACACTTTATTTCCTTGGCACGTTACATCAATCACATGATTAACCCGCCGAGGATGACAGATGCTTCATTTTCCGGGGGGCTGATAGGGTGTTGAGGGGTTTTCCGGTTTGATGCCGGCCCCCTGCAGGATGAAATGCATCAGGCTGCGGGCAAGGCATACACGATGTTGCAGGGCGATGTCCTTGACACGGATATTACCCTCAGTATGCCGAGACATCGCACCTGTCGTGACCCATCGCCGCATGATGTCGAAGCGCGGATACAGCGCGACACCATCCGGCACGGCGGCCTGCTCCAGCGCGTCCTCGTAAAGGGCAGGATCGGCATAGGTGTTCAGCAGGTGGCTGTAGGGCAGGTCAATCAGCACAATATCGGTATTGGCAGACAACAGACGCCCAACCCCGTCCTTCAGCGCATCATAATAGGCTGAAGGCGGCATATTCCGTTCCGCTTCCACAGTGCCGCTCTGCCACAGTGCGAGATCGTAATGGGCATCCTTCAGGATACTGGGTAGCCGGTCAGCGGTCGTCTGTACCTGTTCGCCGCGGGCGCCTTGCGGGCTGAGAAAAATCGTAACCTGCGGCAGGGCCTGTTTCAGCATGACCGCCGTCAGCCATGGGACGGCAGGCATGGCCTTGCCGGTCCGGCTGGCTGGTGTCCCCCATGGTCCCAGCGTGACGATGCGAATAAGATGACTGGTCTGTATGGCCTGCCGCACATGGGCAAGTTCACCCGGATCTTCTGCCCCGGCATCCGGGGGGCATTCGGCCGGTCCAGCAGGCAAGAGGGCCACATCCTGCGAGGTGATTTCCACGATGCTGGCCGCAAGCCCCGCCCCGTGCGGAGCATCATTCCCGCCCAGAGCAAGGGGTATCGCAAGGGGCATCGTGAAGAGCAGACTGCTACCGGTGGCCAGCAGCAGCACTGTCCAGCGTTTGGCCGGGAAGGAGAGAGAGAAAGCCTGTTTCATCACCGGATTCCTTCAGCTTCCTGCGCGGGTTTGGCAGCCTGGGCATTGCGGGTGGAGCGATTGCGGCTTTTGGCCTGATACCAGGCGGCGACCATCGCAATTCCCGCCAGAATCAGGGTGCCGGAGGCATTGACCCAGATTTGACGCCACAGGCCGCTTTCCTGCTCCATCAGCAGGCGCCCCATGAAAGACAGGAATATACCGCTGCAAAAGACCGGCAGAGAATGCTGTCCCGCCAGAATGAACGGTGCGGCGATCCTTCCCCGCAGCCAGTTGGCCGAGGCCGGGATCAGTCGCGCTGCCAGCCATGCCATAGCGAGAATGGAGGCGAGGCGCAGCGGATGCAGGCTTTCCTTGTCAATGGAGAAGAGCAGATGCGGCAGCGTGGCGGAAAGGTCATGGACCGTATCCGGCCAACGGGAAAGAATTTGCAGGCCTAGCCCCAGAATCAGCATGATGGCAGCCAGCGCATCAAGGCCGATTTGCAGGCTCCGCTGCCGGGGATGCGGAATGGTGGAGGGCGCATAGGCGACGATTGCGCCAATCATGAACAGCACCTGCCATGCCAGCGGATTGAAATACCATCCCCCACCGGTCCAGTTCGGCAGGATCAGCCCATCAAGGCGGGTGGCAGCATACAGCGTCAGAGACAGCCCCCCCAGCAGCCAGGGTCGTCTCAGAAGAGGCATCAGGACCGAAAAAGCCAGTAGCAGAACCACATAGACCGGCAGGATATTCATGTAGGCAGGCTGGTAGTGCAGCAGCAGCACATGCAGCAGCGCCCCGTAAGGGTCTGCCCCCAGCACATCCAGATTGATCTCATCCAGATAATCGGTACGGTCCATGAACTGGGCGGCATAGGTTACCTGGGCCGCAAAGACTACGAACAGGAAGATATGGGCGATATAAAGCGTCCAGGCCCGCCGGGCGCACTCGGCGGCGGCATAAAGCCAGCCGCTGCGATCCATTGCTTTTCCGTATGCCAGTCCGGCTCCGTATCCGGCCAGCATGACAAAGACTTCCATCGCGTCGGACAAAGCGATGTTTTTCAGCGTCAACTCGCCCAGCACATTGCCTGGCATGTGATCGACAAAGATCATCCAGAGTGCCACCCCCCGGAAAAAGTCGATCCTGAGGTCACGATTGAAGCGGATCAGATCCATGGCGGTGTCTTGTTCCACATGGCGGGTGGCCTCGGAAATGCTGGCCCATCCGTATCAGGCGGGCCGCCAGTTCATCCGGCGGCCCAACCATTGACGAAGCTGTAGCAACGCTTCCGTGGTGGGAATGGTGGCCAGTGTATTGCTGGTGGCGGCCCCATGAGCCAGCAGGCTGATGGTTCGGGAGTCCGCGAAAGTGGCCAGATCGGTCGCTGTGACGGCCTCTCCGGAGGCCCGGCGCCACAAGGCAATCGTTGCTGCCGGGGAAAGATGAGGCAGCACCAGTGTAAAGCTGAGGCGTGATGCCGCCATGGCGGCATTCAACGCGAGCAGCAGGGCCGGGCTGGAAACTCCTCTGATGCCGTGTTGTGCCAGAATTTCTCCGCATCGTGGAATGCCTGCCAGGGCCGGATCGCGTTCCGGTGCGCCATCCTCGGTCACGCAGTCGAGCGTGAAAAGAGGCTGCGCGACACTGCTCAGGGCCGATAGAGATTTATGGATCGCCGGGCCACGTAACAGAATGGCATCCACTGAACCATTGGCCAGAACCGAGCTGGCGGCCGCTGTATCCGTGATGCCCAGCACCGGCACCGGCTCAAGACCGAGCAGATCCAGTGCGAGCACAACCGGCATTTCAGGCCCGATAGAACCGGAAACGGCGATACGGGGGCGGCTCCCGGATTTCAGCGAGAAACTGTCGCGCCGACAGAGGACAACACCGGATACCGTTCCAGCCATAACCGGAACCCAGCCGGATGCATCGAAGTGGACCCGTGTATCTCCTGCAAGCCATGCGAGGGCGGCGGCACCGGGTGCCAGCAGAGCGGTCTGCCCATCCGGTGCGGTGCGGGCTTCAAATTGATTGGCGCCCGTCACGCCATCGGCTGCGCCTTGAAACACAATGGCGGGTCGTGCCGATCCGTTCAGATGCCCGCCAAGAGCATCCGCGACAGCATGCGCCAGCGGGGCCAGTGCGCCGTTTTCGGTTCCGGCAACCAGAATGGCCTGAAGATTTGAAGCAGTGCTCTGGGCACGGCCATAGCGGGGAATGGCCAGCACAGACCCTGGAATCGCCCCCATAGCGGCGCAGGATAACAGCTTGATCAGGAAGGAACGACGGGCCTGCCCTGTCAGCAGGGCGTCAGGAGAGCCTTCCCGGTTTATGATGTCTGACAATAACGGCTGATTGGTCTGTGGCACAGGGTTCCCCTACCTTCATGACTGAAGTGGAGGAGGGCCGGCCCAGCCCGGTCTCCTCACGGCCCGAAGTATTTGCCTTAACCGAGTTGTGTGGTGACAGCAAACGCTCCGGGGAACGCGAAAGATATTGTCATCCGTTTTCAGGCGAAAACACGGCGCATCTGCCATGAATTCGCCTGAAATCAGGATATAAATGACACATCATCAGAAAGCGGGATCAGTCCTGATAATCAACCAGCGTTTCGCATGGAACGTTCAGCCGCTCGCGGCCTTTCAGGAAACTGAGTTCGATGATGGTGGCGGCAGCGGCGACGTCAGCGCCGATTTTGTGTAGCAGGTCGATGCCGGCCGCGAGTGTCCCGCCTGTTGCCAGCAGATCATCCACAATGACCACGCGCTGTCCCGGTTTGATCGCGCCTTCCTGAATTTCCAGACGGTCGGTACCATATTCCAGCGCGTAATCCAGACCGATGGTTTTGCCCGGCAGTTTGCCGCGCTTGCGCAGCATGACGAAGCCGCAGCCCAGCTTCAGCGCCAGCGGGGCGGCCAGCAGGAAGCCACGGCTTTCAACCCCGGCCAGTATATCAGGATGATGAACGCGCACTCGGTTGGCGAGTCGGCCCATGGTGACCTGCCAGGCATCTGCATCTGCCAGCAGGGTGGAGATGTCGTGGAACAGAATGCCGGGCTTTGGAAAGTCCGGAATATCCCGAATATACTTCTTGAGATCCATGCGCGCGGGCCTTGCTCTTCGTCCAAAATTTTACCTGCCCGGACCTGTCGCATGGCGCAGGTGCGCCTTTCTAGCGGTAACCGCGGGCGCGCTTCTATAGCGGTAACTGCGAGGCGTTTAAATGCAGGATGTGATCCTGTCAGACCGGTTATCGCTCTCCGATCAGCCGGCAATGAACAGGAATGATCTGCCCGTTCTGTCTGGGCAGCAGACCCTCATGGCTGGAGCAGTCGAGAAGATTGTCGGGGCCTGATCGTCTGGCCGAATAGACATTGATCAGAATCCTGGCAGAGTCCGGCATGATTCTGTCGAGATTTTTCTTCTGAAAGCCCCTCCCGGAAATAGTAGCGCGGCCGCCAGTTGCAGAGAGGGTCGTTTTTTCCTGACCAAGAGCAATTTCCCCTTCCGTGGCCTCTTTTTGAGTCGCTGGGGTGGGGAGGCCATCATAAAAGACGGCAACGGTAATGGCCTCATGGCGCCCGAGCAGCGTTTGCCGAGCCAATGGCGAAAGGGTGACATCAACCGCAAAGGGAACAATAGGCTCAGGGCCATTTGCATTGGCCATGCTACCGGCCATCAGGCATAGCAATGTCATCGCTTTGACAGGATATAGTATCATAGGAAAAGCCCGAACCATGTGATGGGGTCCATCGAACATGCGGGAAAGAAAATCGGCTGGTCGGAGTGAGAGGATTCGAACCTCCGGCCCCTGCGTCCCGAACACAGTGCTCTACCAGGCTGAGCTACACTCCGGCCGAGGCCGGGCGTATAACCAAACTCCTGTGATCATGCAAGATGCCTGGGCATAAAAGGTGATCGTAAATCTCTCTTGTCCCTCCCCCCTTTCTGGATGTGGTTGTTATGCGAGTTTAAAGAAAAGCCTCCGCTATGGGCATTCACATGCGGCGGTGGATATCATGGCGAACAAGGGAGGCGCCCGCACTGGTCTTGACCAGTGCGGGCGCTGTCATTGAGATCAATGATGGTTCAAGTTGGTTCGCAGGTCTGGTATCCACTTTGATACATCCCCGGCATGATGGCACATCTTGGGTATAAAATGTGCTGTTTCATCATAGATGTAACCGTAATCATCAAGAATGCTCAGCCGGAGCAGATCCTTGCGGGGAATAGCTATGCCTGAGCAGTTAGCTGCTGCTGCGCGGTTGGAGAGAACACGCATTTCTACTGATCGAGCATGTCCCCAGGAAGCACCTGTGATGAGTGGAACGATTATGAAAGCCGACGCCACAGAAGGCGCAAATTTTCCGGGCAGGCAGTCCAATGCATATATTGCGATGCCGATAAAGAAAGGCACCAATATAGGTGCTTCGTGAAAGTCGCTAAATGCCCATGCGACTCCAAGGCTTTCTCTGCCAACGGTAAATTCTGCCGTCCATAATAACGGTATTACGGTTAATACAGTACCAAGGCGCTTTTCTATTGTGTT
It encodes:
- a CDS encoding OpgC domain-containing protein, whose product is MEQDTAMDLIRFNRDLRIDFFRGVALWMIFVDHMPGNVLGELTLKNIALSDAMEVFVMLAGYGAGLAYGKAMDRSGWLYAAAECARRAWTLYIAHIFLFVVFAAQVTYAAQFMDRTDYLDEINLDVLGADPYGALLHVLLLHYQPAYMNILPVYVVLLLAFSVLMPLLRRPWLLGGLSLTLYAATRLDGLILPNWTGGGWYFNPLAWQVLFMIGAIVAYAPSTIPHPRQRSLQIGLDALAAIMLILGLGLQILSRWPDTVHDLSATLPHLLFSIDKESLHPLRLASILAMAWLAARLIPASANWLRGRIAAPFILAGQHSLPVFCSGIFLSFMGRLLMEQESGLWRQIWVNASGTLILAGIAMVAAWYQAKSRNRSTRNAQAAKPAQEAEGIR
- a CDS encoding adenine phosphoribosyltransferase, producing MDLKKYIRDIPDFPKPGILFHDISTLLADADAWQVTMGRLANRVRVHHPDILAGVESRGFLLAAPLALKLGCGFVMLRKRGKLPGKTIGLDYALEYGTDRLEIQEGAIKPGQRVVIVDDLLATGGTLAAGIDLLHKIGADVAAAATIIELSFLKGRERLNVPCETLVDYQD